A section of the Petrimonas sulfuriphila genome encodes:
- a CDS encoding RNA methyltransferase, with protein MIAKTMAELEDVLAEELITLGANDVEIGTRMVSFTGDKALMYKANVHCRTALRILKPIYNFKAENAGEVYDALKQLNWEDYLSLDKTFSIDAVVFSHIFNHSKFVAYKVKDAIADWFSERYEKRPSVSVTNPDIVFNIHIAHNKCTLSLDSSGESLHKRGYRIAQTEAPLNEVLAAGMILKSGWRGESTFVDPMCGSGTLLIEAAMIALGIPPGIHRQSFGFEKWSDFDEDLFSDIYNDDSGSRDFPYRIVGSDISPKAISAAEKNIRNAGLKKQIDLSVKPFQQYVEPPAPKGVLITNPPYGERIKVDELTELYAMIGERLKHVFTGYDAYVLSYRKECFDSIGLKHSKRFFLFNGALECEMRGYEIFSGKRDDRPKKEGYRHSRTAGEGNEFKPKGEFKSKREYDKPEKSFTPSRRPSGTESKTGRPLFERDDRPARHMPERRSSGTESRSGKRTYGDDKKPRSFNSSRGEKGRKS; from the coding sequence ATGATTGCCAAGACCATGGCAGAGCTCGAAGACGTACTGGCTGAAGAGCTGATCACTTTGGGTGCCAACGATGTGGAAATTGGCACAAGAATGGTCTCCTTTACCGGCGACAAGGCATTGATGTACAAGGCGAACGTGCATTGCCGTACGGCCTTGCGCATATTGAAACCAATCTATAATTTTAAAGCTGAAAATGCCGGCGAGGTGTACGATGCCCTGAAACAACTCAACTGGGAAGATTATTTGTCGCTCGACAAGACATTTTCTATTGATGCGGTAGTGTTTTCCCACATTTTTAACCATTCAAAGTTTGTGGCGTATAAAGTGAAGGATGCTATTGCCGACTGGTTTTCTGAAAGATACGAAAAACGTCCGTCGGTGAGTGTGACCAATCCCGATATTGTTTTCAATATTCATATTGCACACAATAAATGTACATTATCGCTAGACAGTTCGGGAGAATCGCTCCACAAACGGGGCTATAGGATTGCGCAAACCGAAGCGCCTCTGAATGAGGTGCTGGCTGCCGGCATGATTCTCAAGTCGGGCTGGCGCGGAGAAAGCACTTTCGTTGACCCCATGTGCGGATCGGGTACATTGTTGATTGAGGCGGCCATGATCGCTTTGGGAATTCCTCCCGGCATCCACCGGCAGAGTTTCGGGTTCGAAAAGTGGAGCGACTTCGACGAAGACCTCTTCAGTGACATTTACAACGACGATAGTGGTTCGCGTGACTTTCCGTACAGGATTGTGGGTTCGGATATTTCACCTAAAGCGATTTCCGCTGCAGAAAAAAATATAAGGAACGCCGGATTGAAGAAACAGATTGATCTAAGTGTAAAGCCTTTTCAGCAGTATGTGGAGCCACCTGCCCCGAAAGGAGTTTTGATCACGAATCCGCCGTACGGGGAAAGGATAAAGGTGGATGAGCTTACGGAACTGTACGCCATGATTGGGGAGCGGCTGAAGCATGTCTTTACCGGATACGACGCCTATGTGCTGAGTTATCGGAAAGAATGCTTCGACAGTATCGGGTTGAAACATTCCAAACGTTTTTTTCTTTTTAACGGTGCGCTGGAATGTGAAATGCGGGGATATGAAATTTTTTCAGGAAAAAGGGATGACCGTCCTAAAAAAGAGGGATACCGCCATTCCAGGACTGCCGGGGAAGGGAATGAATTCAAACCAAAAGGCGAGTTTAAGTCCAAACGTGAGTACGATAAACCGGAGAAATCATTCACCCCGAGCAGGCGTCCCTCCGGAACAGAAAGCAAAACCGGAAGACCCCTCTTTGAGAGGGATGATAGGCCGGCTAGACATATGCCAGAGAGACGTTCTTCCGGTACTGAAAGCAGAAGCGGGAAACGTACGTATGGAGACGATAAAAAACCTCGGAGTTTTAATTCTTCCCGCGGTGAGAAAGGGAGGAAATCCTAA
- a CDS encoding family 10 glycosylhydrolase, producing MNYFRITLIAFTALLVLSCGASRQSLIRTVDTSLKHEFRGVWVQTVGQSRYQQMNSAAMKHYLSEMVRKFDEAGINALIFQVRPEADTFYPSDLEPWSRFLTGVQGKSPDDPSFDPLAFLIEECHKRGMELHAWLNPYRVKTNINNPLAPSHIYWKYPERFVQYGNQLFFDPGLPENRSFICQVVRDIVSRYDVDAVHMDDYFYPYPIAGTPFPDDNSFNAYAGSQGFSAGQRADWRRNNVNLLIQQLKYTIAGTKPWVRFGVSPFGIYRNKRNTPDGSGSDTNGLENYGDLYADIKLWVEKGWIDYNLPQLYWEIGHERADYTTLLQWWNANNFGQPLYIGQDLQRSMDKNELDEKIRQSREMSFVHGSCFWYGYLILENSGGIADALKAGAHRAKALIPAYTHLHKGRPVKVKKLTQIFTEDMHFLAWEHRRQPQNPETARQFVIYRFSANEKVDLDRAENIVAVTPDNFYVLPYEGGGNKYTYAVTALDAFKNEGKAAKIKVKL from the coding sequence ATGAACTATTTTCGAATCACGTTAATCGCTTTTACAGCGCTCCTGGTATTAAGTTGTGGAGCATCAAGACAATCGTTGATCCGCACTGTGGATACTTCTCTCAAGCACGAGTTTCGAGGGGTCTGGGTGCAAACCGTCGGGCAATCCCGTTATCAGCAGATGAACAGTGCAGCCATGAAACACTATTTGTCCGAAATGGTACGTAAGTTTGACGAAGCGGGTATCAACGCACTTATTTTCCAGGTTCGTCCGGAAGCGGATACTTTCTATCCGTCGGATCTCGAACCCTGGAGCCGTTTCTTGACGGGTGTACAAGGTAAATCTCCCGATGATCCCAGTTTCGACCCCCTGGCTTTCCTCATAGAAGAGTGTCATAAACGGGGAATGGAGCTGCATGCTTGGCTAAACCCTTACCGGGTAAAAACAAATATCAATAACCCGCTTGCTCCCAGCCATATCTACTGGAAGTATCCTGAACGATTTGTCCAATACGGAAATCAACTTTTTTTTGATCCCGGGTTGCCGGAGAACCGGAGCTTTATTTGCCAGGTTGTTCGCGATATCGTTTCCCGGTATGATGTGGATGCTGTTCATATGGACGACTATTTTTATCCCTATCCCATTGCCGGAACTCCTTTTCCTGATGATAACAGTTTCAATGCGTATGCCGGTTCTCAGGGATTTTCTGCGGGACAGCGTGCCGATTGGAGGAGAAACAACGTGAATCTACTTATCCAACAACTCAAATACACCATTGCGGGAACAAAACCGTGGGTACGTTTCGGTGTTAGCCCGTTCGGTATTTACCGCAACAAGCGAAACACACCCGACGGCTCCGGAAGCGATACCAATGGATTGGAAAACTACGGAGACCTCTATGCCGATATCAAGCTGTGGGTGGAAAAAGGATGGATCGATTATAATCTCCCGCAACTTTATTGGGAAATCGGACACGAACGTGCCGACTACACCACGTTGCTTCAATGGTGGAATGCCAACAACTTCGGTCAACCACTCTATATCGGCCAAGATTTGCAGCGCAGCATGGATAAAAATGAACTGGATGAAAAGATTCGTCAATCGCGTGAAATGTCATTTGTACACGGTAGCTGCTTCTGGTACGGTTACCTTATTCTGGAAAATTCCGGAGGAATTGCCGATGCGCTCAAAGCAGGGGCTCATCGTGCCAAAGCGCTTATTCCGGCCTATACTCACCTACACAAAGGACGTCCTGTCAAAGTGAAAAAACTTACGCAGATTTTTACCGAAGATATGCACTTTCTTGCCTGGGAGCACCGAAGACAGCCCCAAAATCCCGAAACCGCCAGGCAGTTTGTTATTTATCGGTTCAGTGCCAACGAAAAAGTAGACCTCGATCGGGCCGAAAATATTGTAGCGGTAACTCCCGACAATTTCTACGTGTTGCCCTACGAAGGAGGAGGAAACAAATATACTTATGCGGTGACGGCATTAGATGCGTTTAAGAACGAAGGAAAAGCGGCAAAGATCAAGGTTAAGCTTTGA
- a CDS encoding cation:proton antiporter, with protein MNDFFSDITHEFTLPFTNPVLIFAVLLAIVLLAPILLKRFNVPSIIGLIVAGVIIGPFGLNLIDNNHPGVSMFSTIGLLYIMFIVGLELDLNEFVANKNKSLVFGFFTFILPLSIGFPVCHYLLGYDINASFLTASMFATHTLVTYPIVSRMGVAKNQAVAITVGGTILTDTAVLIILALILSSSDGGLNLIFLLKLLVSLIVFSAIVFLLIPRITKWFFQKAEGEKYLHYIFVLFVVFFCGFLAELGGIEPIIGAFAAGLALNRLIPHSSALMNRIEFFGNSLFIPIFLISVGMLVNISVVFNGLTTVLIALALTVTAVFGKWVAAFFTQVIFKYSVTQRNIIFGLSSSHAAATIAVIIVGYNAGILDEYILNGTIILILLTCIVASLVTQKSAKELAISQENAPFAESDLGAFAQEKILVPIANPSNIGHHVELALLMKDKKSVNAVSLLGVVPNNEEAEKNIVSFRKQLKEFVQNAVAAEIDVDIVTTIDHNAASGIVRTARELMTDIVILGWPGKTGVLEKLLGDKVDLIIKNVDKNMFICHIEQELITHKRIVVISPPLVERELGFDLWLQKVVKLSQELSVPVLHLGHPDTQAVISSKKNGGAPFIFKQFVDWHDPLSCGDNIREDDMIIFVSAHQGYLSHMSILDHLPTRLEERFPHHSRIVIYPKQRVVEGLLESDDSLFVPSNF; from the coding sequence ATGAACGATTTTTTTTCGGATATAACGCACGAATTTACACTGCCGTTTACCAATCCCGTTCTTATCTTTGCGGTGTTGCTGGCTATTGTTTTGCTGGCTCCGATTTTGCTGAAACGCTTCAATGTGCCGAGTATTATCGGACTTATTGTTGCGGGAGTGATCATTGGCCCGTTCGGACTGAATCTTATCGATAATAATCACCCGGGTGTGTCGATGTTCTCGACGATCGGATTGCTTTACATTATGTTTATCGTAGGGTTGGAACTTGATTTGAACGAGTTTGTCGCCAATAAAAACAAAAGCCTTGTCTTTGGTTTCTTCACCTTTATCCTTCCGCTTTCCATTGGATTCCCGGTATGCCACTACCTGCTGGGGTACGACATAAACGCTAGTTTCCTTACGGCCAGTATGTTTGCTACGCACACATTGGTCACCTATCCTATCGTGAGCAGAATGGGGGTCGCTAAAAATCAGGCGGTTGCCATTACGGTCGGAGGTACCATCCTGACTGATACGGCCGTTTTGATTATTCTTGCACTTATCTTATCCAGCAGTGATGGCGGGCTAAATCTGATCTTCCTGCTGAAATTGCTGGTGTCGCTGATCGTTTTTTCCGCTATTGTTTTCCTGCTCATTCCACGAATTACCAAATGGTTTTTCCAGAAAGCCGAAGGGGAGAAATACCTGCATTACATTTTTGTACTGTTTGTGGTGTTCTTCTGCGGCTTTTTGGCGGAACTCGGGGGGATTGAGCCGATTATTGGTGCTTTTGCTGCGGGACTGGCTCTGAACAGGTTGATCCCGCATTCATCGGCCTTAATGAACCGGATAGAGTTTTTTGGAAACTCATTGTTTATTCCTATCTTTTTGATCTCCGTAGGGATGTTGGTGAATATATCGGTAGTATTCAATGGATTAACAACCGTGTTAATTGCTTTGGCACTTACCGTTACTGCTGTTTTCGGAAAATGGGTAGCCGCTTTTTTTACGCAGGTTATCTTTAAGTACTCGGTAACACAGCGGAACATTATCTTCGGATTAAGCAGTTCTCATGCTGCAGCTACCATCGCGGTTATTATTGTAGGATATAATGCGGGTATCCTGGATGAATATATTTTGAACGGAACGATTATTCTGATCTTACTGACTTGTATTGTTGCTTCGCTTGTTACGCAGAAATCGGCCAAAGAACTTGCTATCAGCCAGGAGAATGCTCCGTTTGCCGAATCCGACTTAGGCGCTTTTGCGCAGGAGAAAATTCTGGTACCCATTGCTAATCCGTCAAATATTGGACACCACGTGGAGCTTGCTTTGCTGATGAAAGACAAGAAATCGGTGAATGCGGTTTCGTTGCTAGGCGTGGTGCCCAATAATGAGGAAGCCGAAAAAAATATTGTGAGTTTTCGCAAACAGTTGAAGGAATTCGTACAAAACGCCGTGGCTGCTGAAATTGATGTGGACATTGTTACTACCATTGACCATAATGCGGCAAGCGGAATTGTTCGTACTGCCCGTGAGTTGATGACGGATATAGTGATTTTGGGTTGGCCTGGAAAAACAGGAGTGCTGGAAAAACTGTTGGGAGATAAAGTAGATTTGATCATCAAGAATGTGGATAAGAACATGTTTATATGCCACATCGAACAGGAGTTGATTACTCACAAGCGCATTGTAGTGATTTCTCCGCCGCTTGTGGAAAGAGAACTCGGATTCGACTTATGGCTTCAAAAAGTGGTGAAGCTGTCTCAGGAGTTGTCTGTCCCCGTTCTGCACCTTGGACATCCCGATACACAAGCCGTGATATCAAGCAAGAAAAACGGTGGAGCCCCCTTCATCTTCAAACAGTTTGTCGATTGGCACGATCCGCTTTCCTGTGGCGACAATATCAGGGAAGACGATATGATTATTTTCGTATCGGCACACCAGGGATACCTTTCACACATGTCCATACTTGATCATTTACCTACCCGTCTCGAAGAGCGTTTTCCCCACCACAGCCGTATTGTTATTTATCCTAAACAACGGGTAGTTGAAGGGTTGCTGGAAAGTGACGACTCTTTGTTTGTTCCCTCTAATTTTTAA
- the uvrA gene encoding excinuclease ABC subunit UvrA, producing the protein MSSEKQIELKGVRVNNLKNIDVIIPRNAFTVITGLSGSGKSSLAFDTLYAEGQRRYVESLSAYARQFLGRMNKPECDFIKGIPPAIAIEQKVNTRNPRSTVGTSTEIYEYLRLLFARIGKTISPVSGDEVKKHTVSDVIAKMLQYREGTRMAVLSPIQLRNGRTLPEQLDVLMKEGFSRVDVGDTFYRIDELLAQKTIPDIQDVLLVIDRLSCSGDKSVVNRLSDSVETAFIEGKGECIVRFWTQDGAETFTFSNRFEADGITFEEPSDLMFNFNSPVGACPKCEGFGKVIGIDENLVIPDKSLSVQEECVQCWKGEKMSEWRKEFVFNAYKVDFPIHRAYYGLNDEEKDILWNGRHDLGIYGINDFFRMLEENLYKIQYRVMLARYRGKTTCPVCKGARLKKEAGFVKVGGKNISELVLLPVTELKLFFDTLILNETDAAIAERLLTEINNRILFLIEVGLGYLTLNRLSNTLSGGESQRINLASSLGSSLVGSLYILDEPSIGLHSRDTHLLIKVLRQLQQLGNTVVVVEHDEEIIRAADYIIDIGPEAGRLGGRIMYQGNVSELVKNTGSHTVRYLTGEEKIDVPKHRRKWNNFIEVKGARQNNLKNIDVRFPLNVMTVVTGVSGSGKSSLVNDVLSNALHNYYKGSALEQTEFNAISGDLKLAQSVEFVDQNPIGRSTRSNPVTYIKAYDEIRKLFAAQPLAKQMGYTPAHFSFNVEGGRCDECKGEGTITVEMQFMADIRLECESCHGKRFSREILDVEYKGLNIHEVLEMTINQAIEFFGAQKGATEKKITKRMQPLQDVGLGYLKLGQSSSTLSGGENQRVKLAFYLGEEKSEPTIFIFDEPTTGLHFHDIKTLLKAFNALIERGHTVIIIEHNMEVIKCADHIIDIGPEGGISGGYIVCEGTPETISACKESHTGRFLREKLT; encoded by the coding sequence ATGAGCAGCGAGAAGCAAATAGAACTAAAAGGAGTACGCGTCAATAATCTCAAAAACATCGACGTAATTATTCCCCGGAATGCATTTACCGTTATCACGGGTCTCTCCGGTTCAGGGAAATCATCCCTGGCATTCGATACGCTTTATGCCGAGGGCCAGCGCCGCTATGTAGAAAGCCTCTCGGCTTACGCCCGCCAGTTTCTTGGCAGGATGAACAAACCCGAGTGTGATTTTATTAAAGGAATTCCACCGGCCATAGCCATTGAACAAAAAGTAAACACCCGAAATCCCCGCTCAACCGTAGGTACCTCTACCGAAATTTATGAATACCTGCGGCTACTCTTCGCCCGGATCGGTAAAACAATTTCGCCCGTTTCCGGTGATGAGGTAAAAAAGCACACCGTCAGCGATGTCATTGCCAAAATGCTTCAATACCGGGAAGGAACACGTATGGCGGTGCTTTCGCCCATACAACTGCGAAACGGAAGAACGTTACCGGAGCAACTGGACGTTTTAATGAAAGAGGGCTTTTCGCGTGTGGATGTGGGCGATACCTTTTATCGGATCGACGAACTCTTGGCACAAAAGACAATACCGGATATTCAGGATGTCCTGTTGGTTATTGACCGGTTGTCCTGTTCGGGCGACAAATCGGTCGTCAACCGGCTGTCGGATTCGGTAGAAACCGCTTTTATAGAAGGGAAGGGCGAGTGTATCGTCCGTTTCTGGACACAAGACGGTGCAGAAACTTTTACTTTTTCGAACCGTTTCGAAGCGGATGGGATCACGTTCGAAGAACCGTCGGACCTGATGTTCAACTTCAACAGCCCGGTAGGTGCCTGTCCCAAATGCGAGGGTTTCGGAAAAGTAATTGGAATTGACGAAAACCTGGTTATCCCCGACAAGAGCCTCTCGGTTCAGGAGGAGTGCGTACAATGCTGGAAAGGCGAAAAAATGAGTGAATGGCGCAAAGAATTCGTTTTCAACGCTTATAAAGTCGATTTTCCCATTCACAGGGCATATTACGGGTTGAACGATGAAGAGAAAGACATCTTATGGAACGGGCGTCATGATCTCGGCATTTACGGGATCAACGATTTTTTCCGGATGCTGGAAGAGAATCTTTATAAAATTCAGTACCGGGTGATGCTGGCGCGGTATCGCGGAAAAACCACCTGTCCGGTTTGCAAAGGTGCCCGGCTGAAAAAAGAGGCCGGATTCGTGAAGGTAGGCGGGAAAAATATAAGCGAACTGGTTCTCTTGCCCGTTACGGAGTTAAAGTTGTTTTTTGACACACTTATACTCAATGAAACCGATGCCGCCATTGCTGAACGGTTGCTTACGGAGATCAACAACCGTATCCTGTTCCTGATTGAGGTAGGACTTGGTTACCTGACACTGAACCGGTTATCAAACACCCTTTCGGGAGGAGAAAGCCAGCGAATAAACCTGGCCTCATCCCTGGGAAGTAGCCTGGTTGGATCACTCTATATTTTGGACGAACCGAGTATTGGGCTGCACTCCCGGGATACCCACCTGCTCATTAAAGTGTTACGCCAGCTGCAGCAACTGGGCAATACCGTGGTAGTGGTGGAACATGACGAAGAGATTATCCGGGCAGCAGACTATATTATTGATATCGGCCCCGAAGCGGGGCGACTAGGTGGAAGAATCATGTATCAGGGCAATGTATCGGAGTTGGTGAAAAACACCGGCAGCCATACGGTGAGGTACCTGACGGGGGAAGAAAAGATTGATGTTCCGAAACACCGCCGCAAATGGAACAACTTTATCGAAGTGAAGGGTGCACGACAAAACAACCTTAAAAACATAGATGTGAGATTTCCGTTGAATGTCATGACCGTGGTAACAGGTGTCAGCGGATCGGGAAAATCTTCGCTGGTAAACGATGTGCTAAGCAACGCTTTACACAATTACTACAAAGGAAGTGCATTGGAACAAACTGAATTTAACGCCATTTCCGGCGATTTAAAACTTGCCCAATCGGTGGAATTTGTCGACCAGAACCCCATCGGCAGATCCACGCGTTCCAATCCGGTCACCTACATAAAGGCATACGACGAAATCCGTAAGCTATTTGCCGCTCAACCGCTTGCCAAACAGATGGGATATACCCCGGCACATTTCTCGTTCAATGTAGAAGGCGGAAGGTGTGACGAGTGCAAGGGTGAGGGTACAATTACAGTGGAGATGCAGTTTATGGCCGATATCCGGCTGGAATGTGAATCGTGTCATGGCAAGCGCTTTTCTCGGGAAATTCTGGATGTTGAATACAAGGGATTAAACATCCACGAAGTGCTGGAAATGACCATCAATCAGGCAATCGAGTTTTTCGGGGCACAGAAAGGCGCAACGGAAAAGAAAATCACCAAAAGGATGCAACCGCTACAAGATGTAGGGTTGGGCTATCTCAAGCTCGGACAATCCTCTTCAACATTGTCGGGTGGAGAAAATCAGCGTGTAAAATTAGCGTTTTACCTGGGTGAAGAGAAATCGGAACCCACTATTTTTATTTTTGATGAGCCAACTACTGGACTACATTTTCACGATATCAAAACACTGCTGAAAGCATTTAATGCACTTATAGAAAGAGGGCATACGGTCATTATTATCGAGCACAACATGGAAGTAATTAAGTGCGCCGACCACATCATCGACATAGGCCCGGAAGGCGGAATATCCGGTGGCTATATTGTCTGTGAAGGCACGCCTGAAACAATTTCTGCATGTAAGGAATCGCATACGGGCAGGTTCTTACGGGAGAAGCTAACGTAG